One part of the Methyloterricola oryzae genome encodes these proteins:
- a CDS encoding c-type cytochrome, which yields MTRTILFLLCLCSQALAAPAPGARPAAAMLARACSGCHAAVDERAGPAVRSFSGMRRDQFLGAMRGFKSGERQSSIMNRIAKGYQDADFQALGTYYELP from the coding sequence ATGACACGCACAATTCTTTTTCTCTTATGCCTGTGTTCTCAGGCGCTCGCCGCACCAGCACCCGGTGCGCGCCCGGCCGCCGCCATGCTGGCGCGCGCTTGCTCCGGTTGCCACGCTGCCGTTGACGAGCGAGCAGGCCCGGCGGTGCGGTCATTCTCAGGCATGCGGCGTGATCAGTTCCTCGGGGCCATGCGCGGATTCAAGTCAGGAGAACGCCAATCATCCATCATGAACCGCATAGCCAAGGGCTATCAGGACGCCGACTTTCAGGCCTTGGGAACCTACTATGAATTACCCTGA
- a CDS encoding methane monooxygenase/ammonia monooxygenase subunit C, with translation MAATAIGDVSVADKPLLDKKWLAFAFTIYTVFYMWVRWYEGVYGWSAGLDSFAPEFETYWMNFLYTEIVLEVTTASILWGYIWKTRDRNLAAITPREELRRNMTHLIWLFAYAWAIYWGASYFTEQDGT, from the coding sequence ATGGCTGCAACCGCTATCGGCGATGTGAGCGTCGCAGATAAGCCGCTTCTCGACAAGAAGTGGCTTGCCTTCGCGTTCACCATCTACACGGTGTTCTACATGTGGGTTCGTTGGTACGAAGGTGTTTATGGCTGGTCCGCTGGCCTTGACTCTTTCGCTCCGGAATTCGAAACCTATTGGATGAACTTCCTGTACACGGAAATCGTCCTCGAGGTTACCACGGCATCCATCCTGTGGGGCTACATCTGGAAGACCCGTGACCGCAACCTGGCTGCCATCACCCCGCGTGAAGAGCTGCGTCGCAACATGACCCACCTGATCTGGCTGTTTGCCTATGCGTGGGCCATCTACTGGGGCGCTTCCTACTTCACCGAGCAGGACGGCACCT